In the genome of Leptospiraceae bacterium, the window CAATCACATAAACTCCTTTTTCATTTTGTTTTAGATCTACACCGTATAATCCGTCTCCAATTAATTTTGTAGCTGATAAGGCCAATTTTAAAACTTCTTTAGGCACATCCTGAATCGCTATACTGCTTGCTTCACCGGTTTTATCTTTACCACTTGCACTGTGATTATAAATCTGCCAGTGAGATTTTGACATGAAATATTTGGATACAAAAAGTGGTTCATTGTTTAAAACTCCCACTCTCCAATCAAATTCGGTATATAAATACTCCTGAACCAGAATAATATCAGACTCTTTAAATAGCTTATCCATAATGGACTGAGCTTCTTCTCGATTCGTTGCCTTGAATACTCCTAAAGAAAAAGCTCCCTCCGGGATCTTCAAAACCACCGGGTATCCGAGTTGACTCTCCAAATATTCTATATCATCTTTCAATAATATAAGCGTCTTGGGTGTTGCTATTTTATTTCTCTGTAAAATTTCAGCTAAAAATACTTTATTTGTACAAAGCCTTATAGAGTTTGGATCATCAATCACTATCATCCCTTCGTTTTGGGCTTTCCGGGCAAAAAGATAGGTATAGTGTTCGATAGCTGTTGTTTCCCGAATAAAAAGTGCGTCGTATTCAGCTAAACGTGTATAATCCTTTTTCTGAATTAACTCAACATCTATATTCAGTTTCTTTCCAACACGGATAAAATTTCTTAATGCCTGTTTATTAGAAGGAGGAAGTTTTTCTTGAGGATTATGTAAAATGGCCAGATCATATCTCGCTACATTTTTAGTTCTCGGAGATTGCCACTTCTTATGCGTATAACTTACCAGAGCTTCGATAAAAAGCTCTTCTTTTTCCGGAGGAATTGCATTAATTGTGAGAGGTTTTATTGCGTTTAATTTCCAGGATTTATCGTAACGAAACTCTACCTTTAAAAGAGGAAAGCGAAAACCATCATAAATTAACCGGGCAGCTTCTTTTAATTCACTTATATCCGTAATTCCAAAGAAAATGTAAATTTGAAAACCGGTTACTCCGAGATTTTCATTTGCACCCGGAAACTTTCTAGGTAAAGATTCATCTATGGTTTCAGCATTATGGGTATAAATAGATTTATTACTTAAATCCCGAATTGTTTCTACCGAAGGTATAATTTTCTCTTTTCGGGCTTCTGCTAAAAGAGAAGAATAGTAGCCTTTACTTAAATACTTATAACTTCTACATAAATTAATAAAACGTACTTTTTGAAATGCAGTATTGTAGTTACCGGATAGATACTCATCTACCGTTATAACCGGGATATTTGGGAAAGAATTTTTCCAGTCTTTATGCCTTTCGATAAGAACAATATACCTTGATACTGATTCGGTCTTGGGATTCACAAATTATTTCCTCTCTTTTTAATAATGATAGATGCTTTCTGTCCTGTTTTACCATAGGATGCCATTTTCTGGAACTCTTTTTTTAGTATGGGCATATTGATTGAGTCTGTCGGTGATTTGTGTTTCTCGTAATCTACAAAGGGATCGTGTGAGTATATATACTTGTCATCATATCCTGTAATTACAACCCAGTGGGGAAATTTTTCACGATAAATTCTATAGGAACTTATTAAAACTACAGGTATTCCGCCCTCGTTAAACTTCTGGATAATGTCCTCCAGACTTAAAGTATGATACTCTACTAATATAGGGAGTTTTTGGATTTCTTCCATGAAATCCTCCTGGACCAATTTCATAACTTCCTTCTTCTCCAAGTTACGTACAGAATCTAAAAACATGGGTTCTTTTTCTTTCAAGTATATTTCAACATCAAAACCCCTTCTGTATGCCGCGAGAGCCAGACCGTAAGGACCACAACCACCGTGACCTGATGTCATGAAAACAGTGGTAGATTCTCGCCAAATTTTCAACTCAAGACTTCTATCCAGTTTCAGATTCGGCTCAATGGTGTTCATAGCCATCATAATGGATGCAGGTCCACAGGTAAAATCAAGGGTTTGCTCATAATACGGAACTTTTACAAGTTCCTGTTCAAGCTGGGGAACCAATAACTTTTCATAGCGTAAAGCTTCCATCCCATCTTCGTAATATTCTAAAATACTACCAAACTTTTTGTAGCCGTTTTTCTCGTAAACTTCAATTGCCTTAGCGTTGTCTTTTCGAACCTCAAGCCTCATACTGATGCAATCCCGCTCCCTGGCTTCTGCTTCCAGATTCTTCAGCATCTCCTTTGCTATACCTTTCCCCTGTGCTTCGGGTACTACGGCTATAGAATACAGTCTGGCAAGGGAAGTGCCCGAGTGAAATAAAAGCATTCCATAAGCTAAAACCTTTTTATCTTCCTCAAAAACAAAGGTAAGCGTATTTCCCTTACTCAATAAATATCGAAAATTCCTTCGAGTAAACCTATCCGAAGGAAATGCTTTATTTTCCACCTCCACAAGCGAGTCCAGATCTCCGGGTCCTGCTATCCGTAACATAGTGCCTCTCCTACCAGTAAAACGATGATAGGAGTAAAGACGATTAAAAAGTCAAGTAAAATCATATTCTTTTTATTATGTTTTTAAAATCTCTTGTCATATACAAGTTCAGGTTTATAATATCTTCATGGCCTTTGAAAAAAAATCAGAACAAAAACTTTTTGGTATTCCTCTCTATCATATTGTAATCGGAAAAAAGCCCGGAGAAAGACAAAAGACCGCTTTTGGTTTTTTTGCCCTGGGAAGAAAAGCCATAGGTTTTATTGCTATCGGCCAATTTGCAAGCGGCATCATTACTATCGCTCAATTCGGGGTAGGTCTTTTTTTCGGTCTGGGGCAAGCGATTTTTGGACTCGGCATTACCCTCTGTCAATTTGGAACGGGAATGATTATCATCGCTCAATTTGCTATCGGTTTTTTTTCTATAGGACAGTTTGCCCTGGGTTATATGGGAACCGGACAATTAGCATTTCATTATATATCGAAAAACTGGCTAAGCAGTATTTATGATTTTTCTAATATATCCTTTATAGATTACCTAAAGTTTCTGCCTCTGATTATACTTCCCCTTATCCTTTTTCCTCTCGGAATTTTCTTAACACTCTTTATAAAAAACTCTATAGCGGACTCTATTTTAGAGGGAATGTATCAGGCTTCTCATCCTTCCATTATAACAAGCGATGCAAAGCTCCTCTCAATAGAAAGAACCTCTATGCGAATAAATCGAGTTCCTGTATATAAGCTAAATCTGGAATTTTATGCTCCGGATGGGAGAAAAATACTTACTTCTAAGCGAAGTACCCTGTATCCCGAAACGGCATTCGGTCTTGTACCCGGAACTTATATGAAAATCGCCTATAACAAGAATAATCCGAAGCGGGTAATCTTTATCGAGTAATTAGAAAAAGCTCTTTTCCGGGAAGCAAGCGAAGCATCGGTGGATTTTGCTTACGTTTACTCGAATTTTTGAGTGAATACTAACTATTGCAATAGAGTAGCAATAATCGTCCTGGCTCCAGCCCGGTCTCTGTGTTCGCAGAGATAGATTCCCTGCCAGGTTCCAAGGTTCAATCGTCCTTCCGTTATCGGAATATGCAACTGCACGCCCATAATTGAACTTTTGATATGGGCAGGCATATCATCCTCTCCCTCATAATTATGCTCAAAATACGCCTTATTCGGAACCTGTTCATTGAAAAACTTCTCAAAGTCACGACGAACCGAACTATCAGCATTCTCATTAAGGGAGAGAGAAGCACTGGTATGCTGAAGAAGTAAAAATAAAATACCGACTTTTACAGTTCGAATTTCCGGAAAAGCAGACAATATATCCTGTGTTACCAGATGAAAACCTCTCGGCCTTGGCTTCAGGGTAATTGATTTTTGTAGAAGACTCATAGGAAATAAGTAGAATTCCCTAGAGGGAGCTTAACCTGTCCATTCTTAAAGAGAAAGAAGGTCTGTGGTATTTATAGAGCATCCTGCGCAATAGGCTTTTCATACTGAGTCGTAGCTCTTTTT includes:
- a CDS encoding RimK family protein; the encoded protein is MNPKTESVSRYIVLIERHKDWKNSFPNIPVITVDEYLSGNYNTAFQKVRFINLCRSYKYLSKGYYSSLLAEARKEKIIPSVETIRDLSNKSIYTHNAETIDESLPRKFPGANENLGVTGFQIYIFFGITDISELKEAARLIYDGFRFPLLKVEFRYDKSWKLNAIKPLTINAIPPEKEELFIEALVSYTHKKWQSPRTKNVARYDLAILHNPQEKLPPSNKQALRNFIRVGKKLNIDVELIQKKDYTRLAEYDALFIRETTAIEHYTYLFARKAQNEGMIVIDDPNSIRLCTNKVFLAEILQRNKIATPKTLILLKDDIEYLESQLGYPVVLKIPEGAFSLGVFKATNREEAQSIMDKLFKESDIILVQEYLYTEFDWRVGVLNNEPLFVSKYFMSKSHWQIYNHSASGKDKTGEASSIAIQDVPKEVLKLALSATKLIGDGLYGVDLKQNEKGVYVIEINDNPNIDAGVEDILLKDEIYLRIMKEFAKRIESKGLNSKT
- the rimI gene encoding ribosomal protein S18-alanine N-acetyltransferase, yielding MLRIAGPGDLDSLVEVENKAFPSDRFTRRNFRYLLSKGNTLTFVFEEDKKVLAYGMLLFHSGTSLARLYSIAVVPEAQGKGIAKEMLKNLEAEARERDCISMRLEVRKDNAKAIEVYEKNGYKKFGSILEYYEDGMEALRYEKLLVPQLEQELVKVPYYEQTLDFTCGPASIMMAMNTIEPNLKLDRSLELKIWRESTTVFMTSGHGGCGPYGLALAAYRRGFDVEIYLKEKEPMFLDSVRNLEKKEVMKLVQEDFMEEIQKLPILVEYHTLSLEDIIQKFNEGGIPVVLISSYRIYREKFPHWVVITGYDDKYIYSHDPFVDYEKHKSPTDSINMPILKKEFQKMASYGKTGQKASIIIKKRGNNL
- a CDS encoding YjbQ family protein, yielding MSLLQKSITLKPRPRGFHLVTQDILSAFPEIRTVKVGILFLLLQHTSASLSLNENADSSVRRDFEKFFNEQVPNKAYFEHNYEGEDDMPAHIKSSIMGVQLHIPITEGRLNLGTWQGIYLCEHRDRAGARTIIATLLQ